The following is a genomic window from Stenotrophomonas maltophilia.
GTATCGGGCTGAGCCTGCTGGCCGGCTGGTGGGGCACCCGCCGCATCCTGCACACGCCGCCGGCGCTGGCCCTGCGCGAAGCCTGACGCGACGCCGGACCCGGTAGATCCACGCCACGCGTGGATGCGGGAAAGAGCGTGCCGAGCAAGCTCGGCACCTACCAAAGCGGGGCTTCGGTAGATTCACGCCACGCGTGGTTGCGGGAAAGAGCGTGCCGAGCAAGCTCGGCAACTGCCAGAACGAAGCGGAGCCAGTCGAGTCTGACCCGACGTTATCGGGCCTTTTCCACGTACTCGGCGAATACCGCGTCGATCTGCGTGTCCTTCACCTTCTTGCCGGCCTGGATCTCTTCGGCCTGGGTGAACAGCGGGATGATCATCGCCATGCCGTCCAGCTTGGTCTTCAGATGCACGCCCGGGGCCTGGCCGAGGAAGCCGTCCCAGCGCTGGCGCACCTTGGCCCAGTAGCCGGCGGTGGCTTTCCAGTAGTTGCGCGCCGGCGTGAAGTCGATCTCGGTGGTCTTCACGTAGTCGTTGAAACCGAACTCGCGGGCGATCTCCACCTGGCTGCCATCGGCGTTGCGCTGCACCTTGGTGTTGAACTGTTCGTGGGTCCAGCCGTTCGGGGTCAGCGTGTGGCGGTTGATCACGGCCAGCGCGTTGTAGTCGCTGCGCTTGGTGTACTCACGACGCGGCAGCGGGCGCCAGCTCAGGTCGCTGGTCCAGCTCGGCACGTTGTTGGTGTAGTTCCATTTGCCGGTGCCGCAGTAGCGCGGGGCATCGCTCACTTCGTACACGCACTGGGTCCAGGCGCCCTGGTTCACGGCGGCCGGAATATTGCGTACCTGCCAGGTCTGGTCGGCACTGAACTCGAAGCGGTTGGGCGCTTCGTACACCCAGTCCTGGCGCCAGTGCTTGGTGATGTGGCCGCTCTTCTCGTCCAGCAGCAGATGCTGCAGCACGATGCGCTTGGGAGTGTCCTCGACCACGATGACCACTTCGTTGCCGCCGCTGCGCATGGCCGGCGCACGCTCGTAGCCCGGCTTCAGCAGCACGGTTTCGTCGAAGGCGAAATCAACGGTGTACTCGCCCTGCATGGCCAGGATGCTGTCATGGTCGCGGGCGACGTCGGAGGGCTGCGCGCTGGCAACGCCGCTGGCGGCGAGCAACAGCAGGGCGCTGGCTGTCTGGAACTTCATCGGGGTCTTCCTTCGGGGTTGCAGGTTCGTTGAGAGGCCATCGGTGGCCGACAGGCGTTCCATCAGGAAACGATCACAGGCGGATCAGCGGCAGGTCGCCGGGGACGCGTTGCGCCGGGCGCCGCGCCGCATCGGCGCAGCAGCAGTCGTCGATCGCCAGTTCGCCCTCGGCACCTTCCATGCGTGCGATGCGGCGTGCCGTGGCCGCGCCCAGTGACGACAACGTGGACAGGCTCGCGGCCAGCGTGCGGCCCTCGTCGGCGGCGTGCAGGCGCAGTGCGCACAGGCGCCAGCGCTGCCCGCCCAGATGACCGGCCAGGCGCCGCCACAGGCGTTCGCCCACGCTGCCATCGCTGTCGTGCTCCGGGCCCGGTGGCAGCGATGCGACCAGCCGGTCCCAGGCCAGGAAATCGCTGTCCGGCAGCAGGTACAGCCGCCACACGCAGCGGCCGCGTCCGTCGAGGAAGCACAGGCTTTCGCGCAGACCCTCGCTGTCCACGCCCTGGCAGGCGTGCACGCGCACCGCCTGGTGCCAGCCACCCAGTTCGCTGCCGTCAGCGTGGTACAGGCACAGCACGGTGCCCAGCGCTGCCAGCTGCGCCGGCGTGGGCCAGGCCTGCTGCGAAGGGCGCGGCAGGGCGGACGACAGACGACGGGCGGACAGGGCTCGGCTCATGGGATCACCAGGACACGGCAAGGCTGGCCGACAGGGTGCGGCCGGGGCTGGTATAGCGGTCCAGCACGCGGCTGGTCGGCGACAGCGTCGACCCCACGCTGGAGACGTTGGACCAATCGATGTAGCGCTTGTCGCCCAGGTTGAACACGCCGACGTTGAAGGTGGCGCCCGGGGCGAAGTTCCAGTGCGCCATCAGGTCGGCCACACCGTAGCCGGCCGGGCGGTACACCGTGGCCGAAGCGACGCGGTCCTTGCGCTTGACGAAGGTGCCGGCCAGTTCCACGCCCCAGGTGTCGGTGTCATACATCAGCCCGACGGTGCCACGCAGCGGGTCGACCGAATCCAGCGGAACATCCTCGGTCTTGTTGTCGCCACGCGACCACGCCACCGCACTGCGCAGTGCCCAACCCTGCAGGCTCGGGCTGATCTGGCCGAAGTCGACGCCGGCCTTCAGTTCGGCGCCGTAGATACGTGCGTCGGCGATGTTGCGCGACTGGAACACCATCAGGCCCTGTGCGTTGGTACCCACCAGCGACTGCGACTCGATGAAGTCCTTGTACTCGTTGTAGTAGCCGCTGACGCTGACGTAGGCGGCCGGCGACAGGAAGCGCAGGCCCAGTTCCATGCCATCACTGGTTTCCGGCTTCAGGTCCGGATTGGGAATGGCGGTGTAGCCGAAGGCGAAATTGGTGAAGCCGAGGTTGACATCGTTGTAGGGCGGCGAACGGAAGCCGTGCGAGTAGCCGGCAAACAGCGACCATTGGTCGGTGAAGCGGTAGACCAGGCCGAACTTCGGCGAGACGCTGGTCTTGGTCAGCTTGGCCACCGCCACGCCCGGGTTGTCTTCGGCGAAGATGCTGTCCACCTCCGGCTTCAGTTCGTAGCGGTCCACGCGCACGCCGGGCACCAGCGACAGCTTGTCGCCCGCCAGGCGCATTTCATCCTGTGCGTACAGTCCCAGCTCGGTGGTCTTGCTGATCGGGAAATCGCGGACTGGGAACGCATCGGGCAGGATGGTGGTGCTGGTCTGGCCGTTGGCCAGGACCTGGAAGCCATCGCGCTTCTGCCGGATCTCGGTGCGTGCGCCCTCGAAGCCATAGGTCAACGCGTGCTCGACGCTGCCGGTGCTGAAGGCCTTGTTGAACTGGGCCTGCAGGCCATACACGCGCTGGTCGAAGTTGAACTCGCGGTGACGACGGCTGCGGTTGGCACGGTCTTCGTCGGTGATCTGGGTGGTTTCGCTGTGCTGGGTATACAGCTGCCAGTGCAGGCTGTCGGCGAAGCTCTTGTCCAGCGCATCCATTTCATGCGCGAACGACACGCGGGTGCGGTTCTGCGTATCGCGTGCCTTCATGCCGGTGGTAGTGGTGCGGTCGATCGAGGACAACACGTTGGTATCGGTGTTGTCTTCGTTGCCTTCCACGGTCAGGCGGAAGCGTTGGTCCTCGCTCGGTGCGTAGACCAGCTTGGCCAGGCCGCTGCGACCGTCGCGGTCCTGCGGATTGGGGGCGGTGCGGGTGTTGTCCAGGCTGCGCACGTCGCCCTTGTTGTCGGTTTCCTGGCCCTGGCGATGGTTGATGTTGACCATGCCGCTCCAGTGCTCACCACCGAAGGCGCTGGTCACCCCGCCAAGCAGGCCTTTCCACTCGCCGTCGTAGCCGAACTTCAGGCCGACGTAGCTGTCCTTGCCGTCCTTGAGGTAATCGGCCGGGTCTTTGGTGACGAACGCCACCACACCACCGAGTGCGTCCGAGCCGTACAACGAGCTGGCCGGGCCGCGCACGATCTCCACGCGCTTGAGCGTGTCCAGATCGGTGAAGTTGCGGTTGGCGTTGGAGAACGAGCCGATGTTGAAGCTGGTCGGCATGGCGATGCCATCGGTCTGCACGCGCACGCGATTGCCGTCCAGGCCGCGGATGCGGATGCTGCCCAGGCCGAAGCGCGCCGCGCTGCGGCTGACCGACAGGCCGGGCTCGTAGCGCAGCAGATCCTTGATGTCCTGCACCAGATGGCGATCCATCTGTTCGCGGTCGATCACATCGACGGTGGCGGCAACGTCGCTGACCGCGCGCTCGGTGCGCGTGGCGGTGACCTGCACGCGGTCGAATTCGCGCGCCTCGGGGGCGGCGCTGGCCGCAGCAGCGGCGTGTGCGGACAGCGGCAGCGCGATCCAGACGGCAAGGCAGAGGGCGGTATGGCGGGTCATCGGGTTCGGTCGGTCAGGCAGGGGAACCCCCGGTTACCGGCACACCCGGAAGGTGCACGCGGTAGACCGAGGGGGAGAGAGCGGGCGCGGACGGGTCGCCCACCCTGCCGGCGCTGCCGGCAGGAGGGAGGGAGGCGGGCGACCAGACCGCGGTTACTTGGTCAGGATCAGCTTGTCGTTGCTGGTGTGCCGCAGGCGATAGAAGCGGTCGCCGTGCTGGATCAGGATTTCACGACGGCCCTTGAGCAGGGCTTCGCTGTCGATGACCTCTTCCGGCGGAACGACGCGGACCGGACGATCGCGGAGGGTCAGCGTTTCGGGGCGCAGCAGTACAGGTTGAGCATTCATGAGCATCTGGACTCGTGCGAGGGACGAGTTAAATGATAATGATTCTCAGTTGACAATCAACAACCATTCTCACTTTCATTGATGAGATTAATGATCGAATTCGTAAATTCGATAGATCTAGTCAATCAAAAGGGCGTGGCACCTTTGTAGAGTCGAGCCATGCTCGACTGCTCTTGGCGCCGTCGCCTGGAAACACCCGCGCTGCGCGCGAAGTCGAGCATGGCTCGACTCTACAAAGGGTTGTCAGGCGAACGCGGCTTCTACCTGCGCCCAGCCGGCGGCATCCACCCGCTCCAGCACGTCCAGCGCCTGCAGGTTCTGCAGCAGCTGCTCGACCCGGCTGGCGCCGAGGATCACGCTGGACACGTTCGGGTTGCGCAGGCACCAGGCAATGGCCAGCGTGGCCGGGGCCTGGCCCAGCGCGCGCGCCACTTCGCTGAAACGGCGTACCTGCGCCAGGCGCGCTTCGGCGTCGGCCCCCAGCACCAGGTCCTGCAGCCATTCCATGCCTTCCCGGCCCAGCCGTGCATCGGCGGGAATGCCCTGGTCGTACTTGCCGGTCAGCAGGCCCGAGGCCAGCGGCGAGAAGACGGTGGTGCCCAGGCCGGCGCGGGCGTACAGCGGCGCGTACTCGACTTCGACCCGCTCGCGGTGCAGCAGGTTGTACTGCGGCTGCTCCATCGACGGGCCCTGCAGGTTGTGTGCTTCGGCAACGTCCAGCGCCTGCTGGATCTGCGCAGCCGACCATTCCGAAGTGCCCCAGTAGAGGATCTTGCCCTGCCGCACCAGGGTGTCCATGGCATGCACGGTCTCGGCAACCGGTGCGTCCGGGTCCGGGCGGTGGCAGTAGTAAAGGTCCAGGTAGTCCACCCGCAGACGCTTGAGCGCGGCGTGGCAGGCGTCGGTCACGTGCTTGCGCGACAGGCCGCGCTGGGTCGGCCGCGGGTCCTTGGCGCTACCGAAGAACACCTTGCTGGACACGCAGAAGCCATCGCGCGGCAGGCGCAGGTCGGCAATCACATCGCCCATCACCTGTTCGGCGCGGCCGTTGGCATAGCCCTCGGCGTTGTCGAAGAAGTTGACGCCGTGGTCCCAGGCGGCGGCCACCAGGTTGCGGGCCTCGTCGCGCGGGATCTGGTCACCGAAGGTCACCCAGGCGCCGAAGGACAGGGCGGAAATCGGCAGGCCGGTGGAGCCCAGGCGACGGTAGTGCATGCAAATCTCCTGCTGCGGGCCCGCATCCGGGCCGGGATCGAACCCCATTCTACCTGCCGGCGCCGGCCGCAAGCCCTTGCCGTTGCTGGCCTGATCGGTACCGATGGCCGCCTGCACGCTGCTTTTCCTTGCCCCGGCCCCGGCCCTGCACTAGGCTTCCCGTTTTTCGCGACGCCCCAGGGGAGTCACTCACATGGTCGAAGGTTTGGGCAGGATCGGCTTCGGCCTGTTCGGGTTGGCGGTGCTGATCGGCATCACCTGGTTGTTTTCCAACAACAAGCGCGCGGTTGACTGGAAGCTGGTTGCCACCGGTATCACCCTGCAGATCGCCTTTGCGGCGCTGGTGATCCTGGTGCCGGGCGGCCGCGACGTGTTCGACGCGCTGGGCCACGGCTTCGTCAAGGTCCTGAGCTTCGTCAACGAAGGCTCGAAGTTCATCTTCGGCTCGCTGATGGACACCCAGAACTACGGCTTCATCTTCGCCTTCCAGGTGCTGCCGACCATCATCTTCTTCTCGGCGCTGATGGGCGTGATGTACCACCTCAACGTCATGCAGGCGATCGTGCGCGTGATGGCGTGGGCGATCACCAAGGTGATGCGCGTGTCCGGTGCGGAAACCACCAGCGTCTGCGCCAGCGTGTTCATCGGCCAGACCGAGGCGCCGCTGACCGTGCGCCCGTACATCGCCAAGATGACCCAGTCCGAGCTGCTGACCATGATGATCGGCGGCATGGCGCACATCGCCGGCGGCGTGCTGGCGGCCTATGTGGGCATGCTCGGCGGCGGCGACCCGGTGCAGCAGGCGTTCTACGCCAAGCACCTGCTGGCGGCGAGCATCATGGCGGCGCCGGCCACCCTGGTCGTGGCCAAGCTGCTGATTCCGGAAACCGGCACCCCGCTGACCCGCGGCACGGTGAAGATGGAAGTGGAGAAGACCTCCAGCAACATCATCGACGCAGCCGCCGCCGGCGCCGGTGACGGCCTGAAGCTGGCGCTGAACATCGGCGCCATGCTGCTGGCCTTCATCGCCCTGATCGCCCTGCTGAACGCCCCGCTGACCTGGATCGGTGATGTCACCGGCCTGGCCGCGATGATCGGCAAGCCGACCAACCTGTCGACCATCTTCGGTTACGTGCTGGCCCCGATCGCCTGGGTGATCGGCACCCCGTGGGCCGACGCCACCACGGTCGGTTCGCTGATCGGCCAGAAGGTGGTGATCAACGAATTCGTGGCCTACACCGAACTGTCGCAGATCGTGAACGGCCAGATCGCCGGCGTGACCCTGTCCGACGAAGGCCGCCTGATCGCCACCTACGCGCTGTGCGGCTTCGCCAACTTCAGCTCGATCGCCATCCAGATCGGCGGTATCGGCGGTCTGGCCCCGGAACGTCGCCACGACCTGGCCAAGTTCGGCCTGCGCGCGGTGCTGGGCGGTACCATTGCCACCTTCATGACGGCCACCATCGCCGGCGTGCTGACGCACTTCAGTTGAACCCTTGGTTGAGAAAAGATTCCCTATGAGCAGCAGTGTCGTTGTCGTCGGTTCCTTCAATGTCGATCACGTGTGGCGGTGCGAGTCGCTGCCGGCACCGGGCGCGACCATTGCCGGCCGCTACAGCACCGGCCCGGGTGGCAAGGGCTTCAACCAGGCCGTGGCCGCCTGCCGCGCCGGCGCCGAGACGCACTTCGTGTGCGCGCTCGGCGATGACGCCGGTGGTGCCACCGCACGCGAACTGGCAGCGCAGGATGGTTTCGGGCTGATCGCCGAGGCCAGCAGCGAGCCGACCGGCACCGCGGGCATCTACGTGGACGCGCGTGGCCGCAACACCATCGTCATCGGCCCCGGCGCCAACGCCGCGCTCAGCACCGACTTCCTGCAGCAGCAGCAGGCGCGGCTGACCGCCGCCAAGGTGGTGCTGGTGCAGCTGGAATCGCCGGTGCAGACCATTGAAGCGGCACTGGCCACCGCCCGCGAGGCCGGTGTTACCACCGTGCTCAACACTGCGCCGGCCGACGCGCCCTCGACCATCGGCCTGCTCAAGCTGGCCGATGTGATCACCCCGAACGAGACCGAGTTCGTCGCCCTGCTCGGCCGCCATGTCGGCGAGCGCGTGGATGCCAACGACGTGGCCGCGCTGGATGGCGCCAGCCTGCATGCGCTGTGCCGCAAGCTGGTCGGCAACGGCACGGTGGTGGTGACGCTGGGGTCGGTGGGCGTGTTCGTCTCGCATGCCGACGAAAACCTGCGCGGCGACACCCAGCCCTACTACCGCGTGGGTGCCGAGCAGGTGCAGGCGATCGACACCACCGGTGCCGGTGACGCCTTCAACGGTGCACTGGCGGCCTCGCTGGCGCAGGTGGCCGACGCCCCGTTCGCCCGCCACGTGCGTTTCGCCAACCAGTTCGCCGGCCGTTCCACCGAGAAGGAAGGCGCCGCTGCGGCGATGCCGCGCTTCACCCCGGCCGACGTGTAGATCCACGCCATCTGTGGATGAAGAGGCCCGGGCATGCAGATGCCCGGGTTTTTTTTGGCCGTCCATCCACGCATGGCGTGGATCTACCGAGGGATGGCCACACCCCCGTGGGAAGCGACCGGGGAGCCCGTGGTAGATCCACGCCATGGGTAGATGCGCGTTACCGGCCCACCCAGCCGCCCACCATCACCCGCGCCTGGGGGCGGCGGAAGCAACCGTCAAGCATCTGCTGATGCCGGTACGGCATGAGGTCGGTGCCGATCGGCCTGAACCCGGGGCCCACCGACACCGCCCAGGCCCCGCCCGCGCTCTACAATGGGCGCATGCAGATCGGCCCGTACACCATTGCCCCCAACGTCGTGCTGGCGCCCATGGCCGGCGTCACCGACAAGCCGTTCCGCCTGCTGTGCAAACGGCTGGGCGCGGGCCTGGCCGCCTCGGAAATGACCATCAGCGACCCGCGCTTCTGGAACACGCGCAAGTCGATCCACCGCATGGACCATGACGGCGAGCCGGCGCCGATCAGCGTGCAGATCGCCGGCACCGAGCCGCAGCAGCTGGCCGAGGCGGCGCGCTACAACGTCGACCATGGCGCGCAGATCATCGACATCAACATGGGCTGCCCGGCCAAGAAGGTGTGCAACGCCTGGGCCGGTTCGGCGCTGATGCGCGACGAGCAGCTGGTGGCGCGCATCCTGGAAGCGGTGGTCAACGCGGTGGATGTGCCGGTCACCCTGAAGATCCGTACTGGCTGGGATTGCGACCACCGCAATGGCCCGGTCATTGCCCGCATTGCCGAAGACAGCGGCATCGCCGCGCTGGCCGTGCACGGCCGCACCCGCGACCAGCATTACACCGGCCAGGCCGAATACAGCACCATTGCCGAGATCAAGGCCGCGCTGCGCATTCCGGTGATCGCCAATGGCGACATCGATTCGCCGCAGAAGGCCGCCTACGTGCTGCAGCAGACCGGCGTGGATGCGGTGATGATCGGCCGCTCGGCGCAGGGCCGGCCGTGGATCTTCCGCGAAGTGGCGCATTACCTGGCCACCGGGCAGGAACTGCCGCCGCCCTCGCTGGCCGAAGTGCGCGACATCCTGCTGGGCCACCTGCATGCGCTGCATGCCTTCTATGGTGAGCCGCAGGGTGTGCGCATCGCGCGCAAGCACCTGGGCTGGTATGCCAAGGACCGGCCGGAGAACGCCGCCTTCCGTGCGGTGGTCAACCGTGCCGAAGACCCGCAGAGCCAGATCGCGCTGACCACCGAGTACTTCGACCGCCTGATCGCCGGGGAACCGGCATTGCCGTCGGCCGCCTGATCACCTGCGCATTTGTAGCGTCGAGCTTGCTCGACTGGTTTTCAGAACAGTCGAGCAAGCTCGACGCTACGCTCCCCAGCAAACTCGACCTCCACACGAGCCCGCCATGACTCCGCCGATCTCTTCCCCGACCTACCTGCACGGATTCTCCGGCACCGAGCAGCAGCGCCTGATGACCCAGGCCCGCCTGCTGGAATCGAGCATCTTCGGCCAGATCGACTACAGCGGCGCGCGGCGCCTGCTGGAAGTGGGCAGCGGCGTGGGGGCGCAGACCGAGATCCTGCTGCGCCGCTTCCCCGAGCTGCACGTGACCGGCGTGGACCTGAGCGAGGCCCAGCTGGCCACTGCCCGCGAGAACCTGGCCCGCACGCCGTGGTGCAGCGACCGCTACACGCTGCAGCAGGCCGACGCCGGCGAGCTACCCTTCGAAGCGCGCAGCTTCGATGCCGCGTTCCTGTGCTGGGTGCTGGAGCATGTACCGTCGCCAGCGCGCGTGCTCAGTGAAGTGCGCCGCGTACTCGCCCCCGGATCGCCGGTGTACATCACCGAAGTGATGAACGCCTCGTTCCTGCTCGATCCGTACTCGCCGCACATCTGGCGTTACTGGATGGCCTTCAACGACTTCCAGTACGACCATGGCGGCGATCCGTTCGTCGGTGCCAAGCTGGGCAACCTGCTGTTGGCCGGCGGCTTCCGCGATGTGCACACCGAGATCAAGACCATCCACCTGGACAACCGCGAACCGGCCCGTCGCAAGACGATGATCGCGTTCTGGGAACAGCTGCTGCTGTCGGCCGCCGACCAGCTGCTGCAGGCCGGTACGGTGGATGAGGAAACGGTGGAAGGCATGCGGCGCGAGTTCCGCCTGGTGCAGAACGATCCGAATGCGGTGTTCTTCTATTCGTTCGTGCAGGGCCGCGCTACGGTGTATTGAGGGTCCGATCCACGCATGGCGTGGATCTACGGTGCCATCCACGCATGGCGTGGATCTACGGCGCGGTGTGCCAGATCCGCTGCCACATCGCTGCCAGCCGGCCCTTCATCTCGGCCCGTGCCTGCGGGCTGGCGTAATCGGTGCGGCGCTGCTCGGGCACGATCGCCTGCCACCGCCCGTCCACCTGCTCGGCCACCACGAAGTTGAAGGTGTAGTCCGGTTCCAGGCCCATGCGCAGGTCGCTCAGCACCAGCCGGCCTTCCACCACCTGCGCACGCATGAAACCGCGGTTGAACCACTGCAGCTGCTGCACCGCAGGAATCGCCGCGGCTTCGCGCAGTGCCTGCACGTTGGACGCATGGCCCTCGAACTGCATCGGCCCCTGGTCGGCCAGCAGCGAGCGGTCAGCCACCACGTAGCCGCTGGGTGTCATCGCCACCACCCGCCACAGCAGCGTGTTGAACGGCATCGGCACCGAGAAGCGTGGCGCGTCGCCCAGCCCCATCGCCGCCAGGCTCTGCTGCGCGGCACGGTCGACCTGCGCCTTGGCGATCAGGCCCCAGCCCAGGTAGGCACTGCTGACCAGCAGCGCCAGGCCCAGCACCGTGCCCGCCCACGGCCGTGCACGTCCGAACCAGGCCAGCACGCAGCCCAGCAGCAGCCACACCGTGTAGGCGGGATCGATGATGAACACGCTCGAGCCCATCGCCGGATGCGGCCGCAGCGGCCACCACAGCTGCGTGCCGTAGACGGTGAACGCGTCCAGTACCGGATGGGTGACCAGCGCCAGCTGGATCGCCCAGAACCAGCGCGTCGGCGATTGCGCGACGCGACCGTTGCCGAAGCGCTTGAACAGCCACCAGATCAATGCGGCCACCCACGGCAGCACCAGCAGCGAATGGCTGAAGCTGCGGTGCTCGATCATGTTCGCCACCGGATCAGCGGCGGTGAAGCCCAGCCACAACGCGTCGAGGTCCGGCAGGGTACCCAGCGCGGCACCGGCCAACAGGGCCGCACGGCGATGGCCGGGCGGGGCGATGGCAGCGGCAACGGCGCCACCAAGTACGATCTGGGTCAGGGAATCCATGGCCCGATGCTAGCGGCTTGCGGGCGGTGCATGTAGAGCCGAGCCCATGCTCGGCTGCTCTTCGTTGCGCGTAACGGCAGCCGAGCATGGGCTCGGCTCTACAAGGGGACGGACGCGGTCATGCCGCCTGTGACAATCGCGCGCCCGGCAACTCCACCAGCGTCTGGCCATTGTGATCGAGCAGGCGCAACGCGCCATCATGGTCCTCGGCCAGCGCCGTCAGGCTCTCCACCCAGTCGCCGTCATTGGCGTAGACCAGGCCATCGCGCTCCACCAGCGTGGCGCGGTGGATATGCCCGCAGACGATGCCATCCAGCCCGCGCCGACGCACGTCGTCCAGCCCGGCCTGCACGAAGCGCTCGATATAACGCTCGGCCGCGCCACTGCGCTTCTTCAGGAACTCCGACAGCGACCAGTAGCGCATGCCCAGCCGGCGCCGCACCGCGTTCAGCGCCTGGTTGCCGGTGAGGATGCGGTAGTACAGCCAGTCACCGAACTTTTCCTGCAGGCCACCAAAATGGGTCACGCCGTCGTACTCGTCGCCGTGCGCGACCAGCAGCCGGCGCCCGTCGGCAGTCACGTGGATGGCACGCCGGCGCACCTGCATCGCCGGCAGCATCACCCCGCACACGTGGCGCAGCGAGGCATCGTGATTGCCCGGGATGTAGATGATCTCGGTGCCAGCACGGCGCAGCGCATGCAGGGCCTGGATGACTTCGCTGTGCGACTGCCGCCAGTTGGCACGGCGATGGGCCATCCACCACAGGTCGATGATGTCACCGACCAGGTACAACCGATCACAGCGCAGCTGGGAGAGGAACCGCGCCAGCTCGGCGGCATGGCAATGACGCGAACCCAGGTGCACGTCGGAGACGAACACGGCGCGCCGGTGCGGCGACAGGTTCGCCAGCGTGCTCATGCCGGCGCCCCCGCGTCGCGCAGGTAGCGCTTGCGCTTGTTCGGCCGGATCGCGCACAGGTCCACCTCGATCAGGCCATCGATCGAATCGCTGAAATCAGGATCGACACCGAAGGCGAGGAAGCGGGCGCCGCCGGGTTCGCACAGATCGGTGTACTGGCGGTACAGCGTCGGCACCCCGGTCCCCAGCGCGGCCAGGTTGGCCTTGAGCACGTCGAACGCGGCGCCGGCGTCCAGTTCGCCGAAGCTCGGCGGCGCGGCGAAGTACTGGAACGGCCGGTTCGATTCGGCCAGCCCGGCGGTTCCGCTGTAATAGCGCTGGTAGTAGGCCACCAGCTGCTCGCGCGCGTCGCGTGGCAGCGCCGCGCTGATCGACACCGCGCCGAACAGGTAGCGGATGCCCGGCCGGCACTGCAGGTAGGCGCCGATGCCCTGCCACAGGTAGTCCAGGCTGCGGCTGCCCCAGTAGTCGGGCACCACGAAGCTGCGGCCCAGTTCCAGGCCCTCGGCGATGTGGGTGATGGCGTCGTCGGAATAGCGGAACAACGACGCGCTGT
Proteins encoded in this region:
- the dusB gene encoding tRNA dihydrouridine synthase DusB; translated protein: MQIGPYTIAPNVVLAPMAGVTDKPFRLLCKRLGAGLAASEMTISDPRFWNTRKSIHRMDHDGEPAPISVQIAGTEPQQLAEAARYNVDHGAQIIDINMGCPAKKVCNAWAGSALMRDEQLVARILEAVVNAVDVPVTLKIRTGWDCDHRNGPVIARIAEDSGIAALAVHGRTRDQHYTGQAEYSTIAEIKAALRIPVIANGDIDSPQKAAYVLQQTGVDAVMIGRSAQGRPWIFREVAHYLATGQELPPPSLAEVRDILLGHLHALHAFYGEPQGVRIARKHLGWYAKDRPENAAFRAVVNRAEDPQSQIALTTEYFDRLIAGEPALPSAA
- a CDS encoding methyltransferase domain-containing protein, which gives rise to MTPPISSPTYLHGFSGTEQQRLMTQARLLESSIFGQIDYSGARRLLEVGSGVGAQTEILLRRFPELHVTGVDLSEAQLATARENLARTPWCSDRYTLQQADAGELPFEARSFDAAFLCWVLEHVPSPARVLSEVRRVLAPGSPVYITEVMNASFLLDPYSPHIWRYWMAFNDFQYDHGGDPFVGAKLGNLLLAGGFRDVHTEIKTIHLDNREPARRKTMIAFWEQLLLSAADQLLQAGTVDEETVEGMRREFRLVQNDPNAVFFYSFVQGRATVY
- a CDS encoding metal-dependent hydrolase: MDSLTQIVLGGAVAAAIAPPGHRRAALLAGAALGTLPDLDALWLGFTAADPVANMIEHRSFSHSLLVLPWVAALIWWLFKRFGNGRVAQSPTRWFWAIQLALVTHPVLDAFTVYGTQLWWPLRPHPAMGSSVFIIDPAYTVWLLLGCVLAWFGRARPWAGTVLGLALLVSSAYLGWGLIAKAQVDRAAQQSLAAMGLGDAPRFSVPMPFNTLLWRVVAMTPSGYVVADRSLLADQGPMQFEGHASNVQALREAAAIPAVQQLQWFNRGFMRAQVVEGRLVLSDLRMGLEPDYTFNFVVAEQVDGRWQAIVPEQRRTDYASPQARAEMKGRLAAMWQRIWHTAP
- a CDS encoding UDP-2,3-diacylglucosamine diphosphatase, whose amino-acid sequence is MSTLANLSPHRRAVFVSDVHLGSRHCHAAELARFLSQLRCDRLYLVGDIIDLWWMAHRRANWRQSHSEVIQALHALRRAGTEIIYIPGNHDASLRHVCGVMLPAMQVRRRAIHVTADGRRLLVAHGDEYDGVTHFGGLQEKFGDWLYYRILTGNQALNAVRRRLGMRYWSLSEFLKKRSGAAERYIERFVQAGLDDVRRRGLDGIVCGHIHRATLVERDGLVYANDGDWVESLTALAEDHDGALRLLDHNGQTLVELPGARLSQAA